In Jaculus jaculus isolate mJacJac1 chromosome 23, mJacJac1.mat.Y.cur, whole genome shotgun sequence, the following proteins share a genomic window:
- the Necap1 gene encoding adaptin ear-binding coat-associated protein 1 yields the protein MAAELEYESVLCVKPDVSVYRIPPRASNRGYRASDWKLDQPDWTGRLRITSKGKTAYIKLEDKVSGELFAQAPVDQYPGIAVETVADSSRYFVIRIQDGTGRSAFIGIGFTDRGDAFDFNVSLQDHFKWVKQESEISKESQDMDNRPKLDLGFKEGQTIKLSIGNITTKKGGASKPRTSGAGGLSLLPPPPGGKVTILPPSSSAPISNHVTPPPIPKSNHGGNDADILLDLDSPAPVTAPVPAPVSASSDLWGEFSTASSSVPNQAPQPSNWVQF from the exons ATGGCGGCCGAGCTGGAGTACGAGTCCGTGCTGTGTGTGAAGCCCGACGTCAGCGTCTACCGGATTCCGCCGCGGGCCTCCAACCGCGGCTACAG GGCATCTGATTGGAAATTAGACCAGCCTGATTGGACTGGTCGCCTCCGAATCACTTCAAAAGGGAAGACAGCCTACATTAAACTCGAAGATAAAGTTTCAG GGGAGCTTTTTGCTCAGGCACCAGTAGACCAGTATCCCGGTATAGCTGTGGAGACAGTGGCAGATTCTAGCCGCTACTTTGTAATCCGCATCCAGGATGGTACTG GGCGCAGTGCATTTATTGGCATCGGCTTCACAGATCGGGGAGATGCTTTTGACTTTAATGTTTCCTTACAGGATCACTTCAA GTGGGTCAAACAGGAATCTGAGATTTCCAAAGAATCTCAGGACATGGATAATCGTCCTAAGTTGGATCTAGGCTTCAAGGAAGGACAGACCATCAAATTGAGTATTGGG aACATTACAACCAAGAAAGGAGGTGCTTCTAAACCCAGGACTTCAGGGGCTGGGGGCCTAAGCTTACTCCCACCACCACCTGGAGGCAAAGTTACCATTCTCCCACCATCTTCCTCAGCTCCCATCAGCAATCATGTCACTCCACCACCCATTCCAAAATCTAACCATGGAGGTAATGATGCAG ATATCCTGTTAGATTTGGATTCTCCTGCCCCTGTCACGGCTCCAGTACCAGCTCCAGTTTCTGCAAGCAGTGACTTGTGGGGAGAATTCAGCACTGCATCCAG ctCTGTTCCAAATCAGGCACCACAGCCATCCAACTGGGTCCAGTTTTGA